Proteins encoded together in one Streptomyces sp. TLI_171 window:
- a CDS encoding MFS transporter: MEGPNDTRHDSGGHKWQALATLCVTMFMAMLDNVIVNIALPRIGRDLDAGISGLQWVAEGYSLVYAALLLTGGSLGDRYGRTRMFRFGLALFTAGSAAAALADGIGLLVAARMLQGVGAALLTPGSLAILRHVFTDDKERARAIGLWSGVSALGLSIGPVIGGPMVDAFGWASVFWINVPVGLAGLLLAFRVLPAIAPRERRIDLAGLALSAAGLGALVYGLIEGPGRGWTSLPVLGCGAAAAVLLTVFVLVELRLAEPMLELRLFRDRVLAGALLSGLMVSFGMFGALFFLPLMLQGVMRWAPTDAGYAGLPMTAVIMLAAPLSGRLTGRHGPRPPLVAGIALCAAGLGGLSLYSGHAHYWSYAWTLVLLGFGLGLTFTPVSIAVLQRVAPAQTGMASATVNTLRELGGVLGIAVLGAVLTDRLTTALTAALPAAAVPGAVAALTGHPSGPAGAPAPPAVDAAFVDALHLALRTGSLALALTAALVAALLRRPARTEAPAQEPALAGTA; this comes from the coding sequence GTGGAAGGCCCGAACGACACCCGCCACGACAGCGGCGGTCACAAGTGGCAGGCGCTCGCCACGCTCTGCGTCACGATGTTCATGGCGATGCTGGACAACGTCATCGTGAACATCGCGCTGCCCCGGATCGGCCGCGACCTGGACGCGGGCATCAGCGGACTCCAGTGGGTGGCCGAGGGCTACAGCCTGGTCTACGCCGCCCTGCTGCTCACCGGCGGCAGCCTCGGCGACCGGTACGGCCGGACCCGGATGTTCCGGTTCGGGCTGGCCCTGTTCACCGCCGGCTCGGCCGCCGCCGCGCTGGCCGACGGCATCGGCCTGCTGGTCGCCGCCAGGATGCTGCAGGGCGTCGGCGCGGCGCTGCTCACCCCGGGCAGCCTGGCGATCCTGCGGCACGTGTTCACCGACGACAAGGAGCGGGCCCGGGCGATCGGCCTCTGGTCGGGGGTGTCCGCGCTCGGCCTGTCCATCGGTCCGGTGATCGGCGGCCCGATGGTGGACGCGTTCGGCTGGGCCAGCGTGTTCTGGATCAACGTCCCGGTCGGGCTGGCCGGGCTGCTGCTCGCCTTCCGGGTGCTCCCGGCGATCGCGCCGCGCGAACGCCGGATCGACCTGGCGGGGCTGGCGCTGTCCGCCGCCGGACTCGGCGCGCTGGTATACGGGCTGATCGAGGGCCCGGGCCGCGGCTGGACCTCCCTGCCGGTGCTGGGCTGCGGAGCCGCCGCGGCCGTCCTGCTGACCGTCTTCGTCCTGGTCGAACTGCGGCTCGCGGAACCGATGCTGGAGCTGCGGCTGTTCCGCGACCGGGTGCTGGCGGGGGCGCTGCTGAGCGGGCTGATGGTCAGCTTCGGGATGTTCGGGGCGCTCTTCTTCCTGCCGCTGATGCTGCAGGGCGTGATGCGCTGGGCGCCGACCGACGCCGGGTACGCGGGACTGCCGATGACGGCCGTGATCATGCTGGCAGCGCCGCTCTCGGGCCGGCTGACGGGCCGTCACGGACCGCGCCCTCCGCTGGTCGCGGGCATCGCACTGTGCGCGGCCGGCCTCGGCGGCCTCTCCCTCTACTCGGGGCACGCGCACTACTGGTCGTACGCCTGGACACTGGTCCTGCTCGGCTTCGGTCTGGGCCTGACCTTCACCCCGGTCTCCATCGCCGTCCTGCAGCGCGTCGCCCCCGCGCAGACCGGGATGGCCTCCGCCACCGTCAACACCCTGCGCGAACTCGGCGGCGTCCTCGGCATCGCCGTCCTCGGCGCCGTCCTCACCGACCGCCTCACCACCGCCCTCACCGCGGCCCTCCCCGCCGCGGCCGTCCCCGGCGCCGTCGCCGCCCTCACCGGCCACCCCTCGGGCCCCGCCGGGGCCCCCGCCCCGCCCGCGGTCGACGCCGCCTTCGTCGACGCCCTGCACCTCGCCCTCCGCACCGGCTCCCTCGCCCTCGCCCTGACCGCCGCCCTGGTCGCCGCCCTGCTCCGCCGGCCGGCCCGTACCGAGGCACCGGCCCAGGAGCCCGCGCTGGCCGGGACGGCCTGA
- a CDS encoding DUF2690 domain-containing protein, protein MATALPAAAEEGYCWQSDCDGKSPVGTNCATNAIVIEEKTFSTSIDLKLVYSSLCESYWTHVQVDPTSITSPIYGGVFYVPQLGGVEQVKNSFVTWENVGAATPMVSSLNSVKACYTDFGSNFDPLPDTGGASTHAGQCTQWH, encoded by the coding sequence GTGGCGACGGCACTGCCGGCCGCAGCGGAGGAGGGGTACTGCTGGCAGTCGGACTGCGACGGCAAGTCCCCGGTGGGGACGAACTGCGCAACCAACGCCATTGTCATCGAGGAGAAGACGTTCTCCACGTCGATCGATCTGAAGCTCGTCTACTCCTCACTCTGCGAGTCCTACTGGACTCACGTCCAGGTTGATCCCACCTCGATCACCAGCCCGATCTACGGCGGCGTTTTCTACGTTCCGCAGCTCGGTGGCGTCGAGCAGGTCAAGAATTCCTTCGTCACCTGGGAGAATGTTGGTGCGGCCACGCCGATGGTGAGCTCGCTGAATTCCGTGAAGGCCTGCTACACGGATTTCGGAAGCAATTTCGATCCGCTCCCGGACACGGGTGGCGCGAGCACGCACGCGGGGCAGTGCACCCAATGGCACTGA
- a CDS encoding type VII secretion target, translated as MAPEELDAAGQTAGGVAERVPGETSRVLGASDDAEGGLRGWVTGSELNACTDEWKRLLDELSAEMDRQGDNLRQTAANYRRAEQEAGRGMVAPAGR; from the coding sequence GTGGCGCCCGAGGAGTTGGACGCGGCGGGGCAGACCGCGGGGGGTGTCGCCGAGCGGGTGCCCGGGGAGACCTCGCGGGTGCTGGGCGCCTCGGACGACGCCGAGGGCGGGCTGCGCGGGTGGGTGACGGGCAGTGAGTTGAACGCCTGCACCGACGAGTGGAAGCGCCTGCTGGACGAGCTGTCCGCGGAGATGGACCGGCAGGGCGACAACTTACGGCAGACCGCGGCGAACTACCGTCGCGCCGAGCAGGAGGCCGGCCGCGGCATGGTCGCGCCGGCGGGGCGGTGA
- a CDS encoding alpha/beta hydrolase → MDVPTLRDADPDRLFGAADAYGTLATAFAQHADSWREGVDNRVKNSGWTGDAADGAQQSLSRTTGKLTAAQLELARIAPVLREGAEAFVLARAKLRAALADASAGGFQVADDGGVSWPPPSAAERHDPDAPNRAGRGTELRDRIAEALTEAAHADQVTAERLRQYTTDARTGAGLDPGTAAMRLNSAVLDAVNPFGGPEDLVRAGMPDKDASPTQVNAWWKALPADEQQRLIKEYPAELGNRDGLPTVARDQANRINLDRMVDDLSSRQDLSDWDRKKLEGFRSIQNRLREDQGKQPPSYLLVIGDQGQGRAAIAYGNPDTADDVVAYVPGLNTEVKNMGGGDANRARDLWQSAHDTDPSRSTASIAWLGYDAPQAKGISPDAFAVAGDKRAKQGGEAYQGFLQGLRASHEGAPAHLTALGHSYGSFTVGQAAQRPGGIPADDIILVGSPGTGAQQASQLGVGADHVWVGAAEHDPVSHLPSHDEAKGMGIGAGIGGLVGGPLGAVAGGFIGDRIGGHGDPHELWFGQDPASTEFGAHRFDVADGPLGFASHSDYWNQGEGRDGHSLRNMGLIVSGHGDRVFGQEGR, encoded by the coding sequence ATGGACGTCCCCACCCTGCGCGACGCGGATCCGGACCGGCTGTTCGGGGCCGCCGACGCGTACGGCACGCTGGCGACGGCGTTCGCCCAGCACGCGGACAGCTGGCGGGAGGGCGTCGACAACCGGGTGAAGAACTCCGGTTGGACCGGCGACGCGGCGGACGGCGCGCAGCAGTCGCTGTCCCGGACGACCGGCAAACTCACCGCAGCGCAGCTGGAGTTGGCGCGGATCGCGCCCGTCCTGCGGGAGGGCGCGGAGGCGTTCGTGCTGGCCCGGGCGAAACTGCGGGCCGCCCTCGCGGACGCCTCCGCGGGCGGGTTCCAGGTCGCCGACGACGGCGGGGTCTCCTGGCCGCCGCCGAGCGCCGCGGAGCGGCACGACCCGGACGCGCCGAACCGGGCCGGCCGGGGCACCGAGCTCCGGGACCGGATCGCGGAGGCGCTGACCGAGGCCGCGCACGCCGACCAGGTGACCGCGGAGCGGCTGCGCCAGTACACCACCGACGCGCGGACCGGCGCGGGACTGGACCCGGGCACCGCCGCGATGCGGCTGAACAGCGCGGTCCTGGACGCGGTCAACCCGTTCGGCGGCCCGGAGGACCTGGTCCGCGCGGGCATGCCGGACAAGGACGCCTCGCCGACCCAGGTGAACGCCTGGTGGAAGGCGCTGCCGGCGGACGAGCAGCAGCGGCTGATCAAGGAGTACCCGGCGGAGCTCGGCAACCGCGACGGCCTGCCGACGGTGGCCCGCGACCAGGCCAACCGGATCAACCTGGACCGGATGGTCGACGACCTGTCGTCCCGTCAGGACCTGTCGGACTGGGACCGGAAGAAGCTGGAGGGCTTCCGCTCGATCCAGAACCGGCTGCGCGAGGACCAGGGCAAGCAGCCGCCGTCGTACCTGCTGGTGATCGGCGACCAGGGTCAGGGCCGGGCGGCGATCGCGTACGGCAACCCGGACACCGCGGACGACGTGGTGGCGTACGTGCCGGGCCTGAACACCGAGGTCAAGAACATGGGCGGCGGCGACGCCAACCGGGCCCGCGACCTGTGGCAGTCCGCGCACGACACCGATCCGAGCCGCTCCACCGCCTCGATCGCCTGGCTGGGCTACGACGCCCCGCAGGCCAAGGGCATCAGCCCGGACGCGTTCGCGGTGGCCGGCGACAAGCGGGCCAAGCAGGGCGGCGAGGCGTACCAGGGCTTCCTGCAGGGCCTGCGGGCCTCGCACGAGGGCGCGCCCGCGCACCTGACGGCGCTCGGCCACTCGTACGGCTCGTTCACCGTCGGGCAGGCCGCGCAGCGACCGGGCGGGATACCGGCCGACGACATCATCCTGGTCGGCTCGCCCGGCACCGGCGCGCAGCAGGCCTCGCAGCTGGGCGTCGGCGCGGACCACGTGTGGGTGGGCGCTGCGGAGCACGACCCGGTGTCGCACCTGCCCAGCCACGACGAGGCGAAGGGCATGGGCATCGGCGCGGGCATCGGCGGACTGGTCGGCGGCCCGCTGGGCGCGGTGGCCGGCGGGTTCATCGGCGACAGGATCGGCGGGCACGGCGACCCGCACGAGCTGTGGTTCGGCCAGGACCCGGCGAGCACCGAGTTCGGGGCGCACCGCTTCGACGTGGCGGACGGCCCGCTGGGCTTCGCCTCGCACTCCGACTACTGGAACCAGGGCGAGGGCCGGGACGGCCACTCGCTGCGCAACATGGGCCTGATCGTCTCCGGCCACGGTGACCGGGTCTTCGGGCAGGAGGGCCGATGA
- a CDS encoding ABC transporter substrate-binding protein codes for MAQLAGRGRTALVAVIGGALLLSGCGGTGGSGQGRADLHALLPEPVRKAGVLTVGASFTAAPVVYRNDRNEPDGLDPHLAEKLEAVLGIKLQFQDVGPFANVLPGLLAGKYDIAMSGITDTREREEGLDKEGKQANPGVDFVDYFMAGIGIAVDKGNPKGIVDIDHLCGHTVTVKKGTTHDDLALRQKPVCEHAGKPLTVLETDTDAAAVENLKGPADAFMTDYPKAQYAVQTVGNGNSFEIGGPQLQPRPFGIALRKDDQVLRDVLMRAMNRLITDGTYDQVLAEHNLSVGAIQNSVTNGS; via the coding sequence ATGGCACAACTGGCCGGGCGGGGGCGCACCGCGCTCGTCGCCGTCATCGGCGGGGCGCTGCTGCTGAGCGGCTGCGGCGGCACCGGGGGGAGCGGGCAGGGGCGGGCCGACCTGCACGCGCTGCTGCCGGAGCCGGTGCGCAAGGCGGGGGTGCTGACGGTGGGGGCCTCGTTCACGGCCGCGCCGGTGGTGTACCGCAACGACCGCAACGAGCCGGACGGGCTGGACCCGCACCTGGCGGAGAAGCTGGAGGCGGTGCTCGGCATCAAGCTGCAGTTCCAGGACGTCGGGCCGTTCGCGAACGTGCTGCCCGGGCTGCTGGCCGGCAAGTACGACATCGCGATGTCCGGCATCACCGACACCCGGGAACGCGAGGAGGGCCTCGACAAGGAGGGCAAGCAGGCCAACCCCGGGGTGGACTTCGTCGACTACTTCATGGCGGGCATCGGCATCGCCGTCGACAAGGGCAACCCGAAGGGCATCGTCGACATCGACCACCTGTGCGGGCACACCGTCACGGTCAAGAAGGGCACCACCCACGACGACCTGGCGCTGCGCCAGAAGCCGGTCTGCGAACACGCGGGCAAGCCGCTGACGGTGCTGGAGACCGACACCGACGCCGCGGCGGTGGAGAACCTGAAGGGTCCGGCGGACGCCTTCATGACCGACTACCCGAAGGCGCAGTACGCCGTGCAGACCGTCGGCAACGGCAACAGCTTCGAGATCGGCGGCCCGCAGCTGCAGCCCCGCCCGTTCGGCATCGCGCTGCGCAAGGACGACCAGGTGCTGCGCGACGTGCTGATGCGGGCGATGAACCGGCTGATCACCGACGGCACCTACGACCAGGTGCTGGCCGAGCACAACCTGTCGGTCGGCGCGATCCAGAACTCGGTCACCAACGGGTCCTGA
- a CDS encoding PP2C family protein-serine/threonine phosphatase → MAAPATDVRPAEPASGPAAPRPDRPGRGPDRSGHYDRQPGDRWEAAMALALRTPTWVRLLPVLLLVADLVMEVAIPGSVAAGFLLTVVPVVVAFGAGPALVGASTAVTVLLQALLALRAGHLVEQHHLWTYLATVLAGALGAGLARQRRRQARDLVRVRAVADTLQHTVLRPVPARVGGLRTAGLYQPAQADVGVGGDLYEVCETRFGTRILLGDVRGKGLDAVRTVADVIGAFRVAAHETAELGELADQLDRQVRREAEQREDGELFVTAVLLQHHPDTGLLEAVNRGHPAPLLVGPGAVRAVRCAEELPLGLGHLASGGAEPPTVLALPPGHTVLVHTDGVTEARDGAGAFYPLAARLATLPATDPEAVVDFLDRDVPRHAGPLTDDVAVLAFAAG, encoded by the coding sequence ATGGCCGCGCCCGCCACCGACGTCCGTCCCGCCGAACCCGCGAGCGGGCCCGCCGCGCCCCGCCCCGACCGACCCGGCCGTGGCCCGGACCGGTCCGGCCACTACGACCGGCAGCCCGGCGACCGCTGGGAGGCCGCGATGGCGCTGGCGCTGCGCACCCCCACCTGGGTGCGGCTGCTGCCGGTGCTGCTGCTGGTCGCGGACCTGGTGATGGAGGTGGCGATCCCGGGCTCGGTCGCGGCGGGCTTCCTGCTGACCGTCGTCCCGGTGGTGGTCGCGTTCGGCGCCGGCCCGGCGCTGGTCGGCGCGTCCACCGCGGTCACCGTGCTGCTGCAGGCGCTGCTCGCGCTGCGGGCCGGGCACCTGGTCGAGCAGCACCACCTGTGGACCTACCTGGCGACCGTGCTGGCGGGCGCGCTCGGCGCCGGACTGGCCCGGCAGCGGCGGCGGCAGGCCCGCGACCTGGTCCGGGTGCGGGCGGTCGCCGACACCCTGCAGCACACCGTGCTGCGCCCCGTCCCGGCCCGGGTCGGCGGGCTGCGCACCGCGGGGCTGTACCAGCCGGCGCAGGCCGACGTGGGCGTCGGCGGCGACCTGTACGAGGTGTGCGAGACCCGTTTCGGCACCCGGATCCTGCTCGGCGACGTCCGCGGCAAGGGCCTGGACGCCGTCCGCACCGTCGCCGACGTGATCGGCGCGTTCCGGGTCGCCGCCCACGAGACCGCCGAACTCGGCGAACTCGCCGACCAGTTGGACCGCCAGGTGCGGCGCGAGGCGGAGCAGCGCGAGGACGGCGAACTGTTCGTCACCGCCGTCCTGCTGCAGCACCACCCGGACACCGGCCTGCTGGAGGCGGTCAACCGCGGCCACCCGGCCCCGCTGCTGGTCGGCCCGGGCGCCGTCCGGGCGGTCCGGTGCGCGGAGGAACTGCCGCTCGGCCTGGGCCACCTGGCGTCCGGCGGGGCCGAGCCGCCGACCGTGCTGGCGCTGCCGCCGGGCCACACCGTGCTGGTGCACACCGACGGCGTCACCGAGGCCCGTGACGGCGCCGGCGCGTTCTACCCGCTCGCCGCCCGCCTGGCCACGCTGCCCGCCACCGACCCGGAGGCGGTGGTCGACTTCCTGGACCGGGACGTGCCCCGGCACGCCGGGCCGCTCACCGACGACGTCGCCGTGCTGGCGTTCGCCGCTGGGTGA
- a CDS encoding cytochrome P450, whose protein sequence is MDATTIVGELLGPAGWRDPYPLYERLRALGPVLPVDDFLLVVTGRTEADEVLRAPGAGVLDGRLRAEFEPDFLDHPGKYLLAPSVLQRNAPDHARMRSLIASVFTPRRVAALAPAVGAAVDGLLDRLAGHGEEPVDFLDAFAFRLPIGVICELLGVPAADRHLFRPLAADLTATLETVIGDRELAAADRAAEQLTDYFDTLTAERRADPRDDLVSALVATADADPQRLSHRELVANLALLLIAGFETTGNLLGNALVRLFEDPGTADALRRGELDPAAFTEEVLRHDPPVQLTSRIALADGLTLAGRPVPRHTGVLLLLGAANRDPRHYQQPDRFDPGRFGPDRREGRPLAFGGGPHYCLGAELARLEAATALPALLRRFPALAPAGPAARRDRLVLRGHRTLPVTLAGRR, encoded by the coding sequence ATGGATGCGACGACGATCGTCGGCGAGCTGCTGGGGCCCGCCGGCTGGCGCGACCCGTACCCGCTGTACGAGCGGCTGCGGGCGCTCGGGCCGGTGCTGCCGGTGGACGACTTCCTACTGGTCGTCACCGGCCGTACGGAGGCGGACGAGGTGCTGCGGGCCCCCGGGGCCGGGGTCCTGGACGGGCGGCTGCGCGCCGAGTTCGAACCCGACTTCCTGGACCACCCCGGCAAATACCTGCTGGCCCCGTCGGTCCTGCAGCGCAACGCCCCCGACCACGCCCGGATGCGCTCGCTGATCGCCTCGGTGTTCACCCCGCGCCGGGTCGCCGCCCTCGCCCCCGCGGTCGGCGCCGCCGTCGACGGGCTGCTGGACCGGCTCGCCGGGCACGGCGAGGAGCCCGTCGACTTCCTGGACGCGTTCGCGTTCCGGCTGCCCATCGGCGTGATCTGCGAACTGCTCGGCGTCCCCGCGGCGGACCGGCACCTGTTCCGGCCGCTCGCCGCCGACCTGACCGCCACCCTGGAGACCGTGATCGGCGACCGCGAGCTGGCCGCCGCCGACCGGGCCGCCGAACAACTCACCGACTACTTCGACACGTTGACCGCCGAGCGGCGGGCCGACCCGCGGGACGACCTGGTCAGCGCGCTGGTCGCCACCGCCGACGCCGACCCGCAGCGGCTGTCGCACCGCGAACTGGTCGCCAACCTCGCCCTGCTGCTGATCGCCGGCTTCGAGACCACCGGCAACCTGCTCGGCAACGCCCTGGTCCGGCTGTTCGAGGACCCCGGCACCGCCGACGCCCTGCGCCGCGGCGAGCTCGACCCGGCGGCCTTCACCGAGGAGGTGCTGCGCCACGACCCGCCCGTCCAGCTCACCTCCCGGATCGCGCTCGCCGACGGACTCACCCTGGCGGGCCGCCCAGTGCCCCGGCACACGGGCGTCCTGCTGCTGCTCGGCGCCGCCAACCGCGACCCGCGCCACTACCAGCAGCCCGACCGATTCGACCCCGGGCGCTTCGGCCCCGACCGGCGCGAGGGCCGGCCGCTCGCCTTCGGCGGCGGACCGCACTACTGCCTGGGCGCCGAACTCGCCCGCCTGGAGGCCGCCACCGCACTGCCCGCCCTGCTGCGCCGCTTCCCCGCGCTCGCCCCCGCCGGTCCGGCCGCCCGCCGCGACCGGCTGGTGCTGCGCGGCCACCGCACCCTCCCGGTCACCCTCGCCGGCCGGCGGTGA
- a CDS encoding arsenate reductase family protein — MEIWINPRCSKCRTAQSELDAAGVEYTVRRYLDEPPTAAELTEVLGRLGLEPWDVARLDEPVAKELGLRGWGREDGDRARWVEAMAANPALIQRPIITADDGYTVIGRTEEALKDVLGHGA; from the coding sequence ATGGAGATCTGGATCAACCCGCGGTGCAGCAAGTGCCGCACCGCGCAGAGCGAGCTGGACGCGGCGGGCGTGGAGTACACCGTGCGCCGGTACCTGGACGAGCCGCCGACGGCCGCCGAACTCACCGAGGTGCTGGGCCGGCTGGGCCTGGAGCCGTGGGACGTGGCCCGGCTGGACGAGCCGGTCGCCAAGGAGCTCGGGCTGCGCGGCTGGGGCCGCGAGGACGGCGACCGGGCGCGCTGGGTCGAGGCGATGGCCGCGAACCCGGCGCTGATCCAGCGGCCGATCATCACCGCCGACGACGGCTACACGGTGATCGGGCGCACCGAGGAGGCCCTGAAGGACGTCCTCGGCCACGGCGCGTGA
- a CDS encoding siderophore-interacting protein: MYDLPIRQLTVVSVHRPTPRTARVTFALPAGEFALAGPDQQVKLYFPRPGQDRPELPEPAPGQGLMDWYAACQAVPEQHRPWMRSFTLRAHDAELHTVDVDFVLHGPTGPAARWAARAEPGQVLAMFGPSPEFARPFPLDGDGPLLFACDESALPALGTLVEALPAGTRAHAWIEVAGPEEHQPLLGFGELTATWVHRGDAPPGQRLLAAVRAAALPADPAAAWLAGEAGAVRALRRHLLTDRRLPRSAVHFTGYWRRRLTQDDAPTPADLADAREILGRNS; encoded by the coding sequence GTGTACGACCTGCCGATCCGCCAGCTGACCGTCGTCTCGGTGCACCGCCCGACCCCGCGGACGGCCCGCGTCACCTTCGCGCTGCCCGCCGGCGAGTTCGCCCTCGCCGGGCCCGACCAGCAGGTCAAGCTGTACTTCCCGCGCCCCGGCCAGGACCGCCCCGAGCTGCCCGAACCCGCGCCCGGCCAGGGCCTGATGGACTGGTACGCGGCCTGCCAGGCCGTCCCCGAGCAGCACCGTCCCTGGATGCGCTCCTTCACGCTCCGCGCCCACGACGCCGAACTGCACACCGTGGACGTCGACTTCGTGCTGCACGGGCCGACCGGTCCGGCCGCCCGCTGGGCGGCCCGGGCGGAGCCCGGTCAGGTGCTGGCGATGTTCGGCCCGTCCCCCGAGTTCGCCCGGCCGTTCCCGCTGGACGGCGACGGTCCGCTGCTGTTCGCCTGCGACGAGTCGGCGCTGCCCGCGCTCGGCACCCTGGTGGAGGCGCTGCCGGCCGGCACCCGGGCGCACGCCTGGATCGAGGTGGCCGGCCCCGAGGAGCACCAGCCCCTGCTCGGATTCGGCGAGTTGACTGCCACCTGGGTGCACCGCGGCGACGCCCCGCCCGGGCAGCGGCTGCTCGCCGCCGTGCGCGCCGCCGCCCTCCCCGCCGACCCGGCCGCCGCCTGGCTGGCCGGCGAGGCGGGCGCCGTCCGCGCCCTGCGCCGGCACCTGCTGACCGACCGCCGGCTTCCCCGCTCCGCCGTCCACTTCACCGGCTACTGGCGGCGGCGCCTCACCCAGGACGACGCGCCCACCCCGGCCGACCTGGCCGACGCCCGCGAGATCCTGGGCCGGAACTCCTGA